In Mangrovivirga cuniculi, the following proteins share a genomic window:
- a CDS encoding response regulator transcription factor, whose amino-acid sequence MSKYKLLIVEDDPNLGQILKEYLEIKGFETDLCRDGEEGLEAYKKEEYHACLFDIMMPKMDGFTLLEKIRKIDRDIPVIFLTAKSMKEDTLHGLRIGADDYITKPFSMEELLLRLNNILKRSGASEIDSSSEEMKFGDFEFDYTQRMLNFKGNTTKLTTKEAELLKLLVQNKNKTLDRSVALNRIWKDDSYFNARSMDVYIAKLRKMLKPDDTVQILTVHGEGFKLIELKE is encoded by the coding sequence ATGAGCAAATATAAATTACTTATCGTTGAGGATGATCCGAATTTAGGGCAGATCCTGAAAGAATATCTGGAAATCAAGGGTTTTGAAACTGACTTGTGCAGGGATGGAGAAGAGGGTTTAGAAGCCTATAAAAAGGAAGAGTATCATGCTTGTTTATTTGACATCATGATGCCAAAAATGGACGGGTTTACTCTGTTGGAAAAGATCCGAAAAATTGACAGAGATATTCCAGTGATATTTTTGACTGCAAAATCAATGAAAGAGGATACTCTTCATGGTTTAAGGATTGGTGCTGATGATTATATCACTAAGCCTTTTAGTATGGAAGAACTGTTGTTGAGACTTAATAATATTTTAAAAAGAAGCGGGGCATCTGAAATTGATTCGAGTTCAGAAGAAATGAAATTCGGAGATTTCGAATTCGACTATACCCAACGGATGCTAAACTTTAAGGGAAATACAACCAAGCTTACCACTAAAGAAGCTGAACTCTTAAAATTACTTGTTCAAAATAAAAATAAGACTTTAGACAGAAGTGTAGCGTTGAACAGAATATGGAAAGATGATTCCTATTTTAATGCCCGAAGTATGGATGTTTATATTGCTAAACTTCGTAAAATGCTTAAGCCAGACGATACAGTTCAGATTCTAACTGTTCATGGAGAGGGGTTTAAATTGATAGAATTGAAAGAATAG
- a CDS encoding sensor histidine kinase, translating to MLCSGDNSGADKFVLVIEGMKKRRTLIVIILLMSIALSALIAFQLYWIKNSLSINEQRFDQEVQEALNNVAEKLEQQEMLYNAYTGLDYSIKFFLSGETDSFTIAPLPKAEIKFPEKNKTFGSIKGQPSFEYSFSDGTGSFNLEMEKEVFLNRNDDEATLKKEILNFYDQFDSLKNKVQDYDIKLARALNKSDMVKVVLNELFYGKRTITNRIKPEELDSLLAAELRNNGIDLNYEYGVSNISQDTLMFAHTSNRENLLESNFKTKLFPNDIIGKASFLYLYFPNETGYLLKQSAITLGSSGVLIFIILICFGYALFIIIRQKKISEIKNDFINNMTHEFKTPIATVSLACEALQDPEIRKIPEFHDRYLRIIKDENNRLGTQVEKVLQMATLEKEDIKLKKDIVDVEEVISKALDNINLQVEKKKGNIELALKANEHKVYADKVHLTNIIHNLLDNANKYSPAKPKISIQTYNLNGDVRIKVSDNGIGMTRDTIDKIFEKFYRVPTGNLHDVKGFGLGLTYVKTMVNAHGGNIIVKSEPGKGSTFEISLPLYNEQI from the coding sequence TTGCTCTGTTCAGGGGATAACTCCGGTGCAGATAAATTCGTTTTGGTAATTGAAGGAATGAAGAAGAGAAGAACATTAATAGTTATTATCCTGCTGATGAGTATAGCACTGTCTGCATTAATTGCATTTCAGTTATACTGGATCAAAAATTCGTTATCGATCAATGAGCAGCGGTTTGACCAGGAAGTACAGGAGGCATTGAATAATGTTGCCGAGAAATTGGAGCAACAGGAAATGTTATATAATGCCTATACCGGCCTTGATTATTCGATAAAATTCTTTTTATCCGGAGAAACCGATTCTTTTACAATTGCTCCTTTACCAAAGGCGGAGATAAAGTTTCCCGAAAAGAATAAAACGTTTGGATCTATCAAGGGCCAGCCAAGCTTTGAGTATTCCTTTAGTGATGGAACCGGCTCATTTAATCTTGAAATGGAGAAAGAGGTTTTCCTTAATAGAAATGATGATGAAGCCACTCTCAAGAAAGAAATTCTCAATTTCTATGATCAATTTGACAGCTTAAAAAATAAAGTTCAGGATTACGACATTAAACTGGCAAGAGCACTAAATAAATCAGATATGGTCAAGGTTGTTTTAAATGAACTTTTTTACGGCAAAAGGACAATAACTAACAGGATAAAGCCTGAAGAACTTGATAGTCTTTTAGCTGCAGAGCTTCGTAACAATGGCATAGATCTGAATTATGAATATGGTGTTTCTAATATTTCCCAGGATACACTCATGTTTGCACATACCTCAAACAGGGAAAATTTACTTGAATCGAATTTTAAGACTAAACTGTTTCCTAATGACATTATAGGGAAAGCTAGTTTTCTATATCTTTATTTTCCTAACGAAACAGGCTATCTATTGAAGCAAAGCGCAATTACATTGGGATCATCCGGCGTTTTGATATTTATAATCCTGATTTGTTTCGGATATGCCTTGTTTATAATTATCAGGCAGAAGAAGATCAGTGAGATCAAGAATGATTTTATCAACAACATGACTCATGAGTTCAAGACACCAATTGCTACTGTTTCTCTTGCATGTGAAGCGCTCCAGGACCCTGAAATAAGAAAGATCCCTGAATTTCACGATCGATATCTGAGAATTATAAAGGATGAAAACAATCGATTAGGGACACAGGTCGAAAAGGTTTTGCAGATGGCGACCCTGGAGAAAGAAGACATTAAGCTCAAGAAAGATATTGTGGATGTTGAGGAGGTTATTTCGAAAGCACTGGATAATATCAATCTCCAGGTAGAGAAAAAGAAAGGTAATATTGAACTTGCTCTCAAAGCAAATGAGCACAAAGTTTATGCTGATAAAGTTCATTTAACTAATATTATTCACAACTTGTTGGATAACGCTAATAAATATTCACCTGCCAAACCTAAAATTTCTATTCAAACTTATAATTTGAATGGAGATGTGAGAATAAAAGTTTCTGACAATGGTATTGGTATGACCAGGGATACAATAGATAAAATATTTGAAAAATTTTACCGGGTTCCTACTGGCAACCTTCATGATGTAAAAGGTTTTGGTTTAGGATTAACCTATGTTAAAACCATGGTTAATGCACATGGCGGTAATATTATAGTAAAAAGTGAACCAGGAAAAGGAAGTACATTTGAAATAAGTTTACCACTATACAATGAGCAAATATAA
- a CDS encoding 1-(5-phosphoribosyl)-5-[(5-phosphoribosylamino)methylideneamino]imidazole-4-carboxamide isomerase produces the protein MIKIIPSISVIKGKTIRLQQGNFDKKREYEASPLDVAKQFEDAGLDTIHLVDLEGAQKGTPVNYDTLELIASYTDLKVNFSGGLHTDGDVTKAFEYGAVSITAATIAVLRPDLFAQWIISYGREKIIMGADALKGKIAIRGWQTSTKTDLIEHIDYFYRHSLKYVKTTDIAKDGILEGPSIHLYEKILEQFPDLKLFASGGVRSVDDIQKLEDIGVYGVFFGKAFYEDRLKLKDLEKFISRKV, from the coding sequence ATGATAAAAATTATTCCTTCAATATCGGTTATTAAAGGAAAGACAATTCGCCTGCAGCAGGGTAATTTTGACAAAAAAAGAGAATATGAGGCTTCTCCTTTGGATGTAGCCAAGCAATTTGAAGATGCCGGGTTGGATACAATTCACCTTGTAGATCTTGAAGGTGCTCAAAAAGGAACCCCGGTTAATTATGATACTCTGGAGCTAATAGCTTCTTACACAGATCTAAAAGTGAATTTTAGTGGAGGATTACACACTGATGGTGATGTAACTAAAGCTTTTGAGTACGGTGCTGTTTCTATTACTGCTGCGACGATTGCTGTTCTAAGGCCTGACCTATTTGCTCAATGGATAATCAGCTACGGAAGAGAGAAAATCATAATGGGTGCTGATGCACTTAAAGGTAAAATAGCAATCAGAGGATGGCAGACCAGCACCAAAACTGATCTCATCGAGCATATTGATTATTTTTATCGCCATAGTTTAAAGTATGTTAAGACAACAGATATTGCCAAAGATGGTATTTTAGAAGGACCATCAATACACCTTTATGAAAAAATACTTGAGCAGTTTCCTGATCTTAAGCTATTTGCTTCAGGTGGTGTTCGTTCAGTTGATGATATTCAAAAGCTTGAAGATATTGGGGTTTATGGTGTGTTCTTTGGAAAAGCTTTTTATGAGGACAGACTTAAATTAAAAGATCTTGAGAAATTTATATCCCGAAAAGTATAA